From a region of the Stenotrophomonas sp. BIO128-Bstrain genome:
- a CDS encoding carboxylesterase, which yields MMLDTVENETGADPQWSVLWLHGLGADGHDFAPIVPELVRPHWPAIRFVFPHAPVQPITINNGVPMRAWYDIVSMDFRSRADSAGVDASIVELELLIEREIARGIPAERILLAGFSQGGAVILSALLRRTRPLAGLIALSTYLPDPAKAAAARVAGAISVPVFMAHGTQDPVIPVAIAEHTAQTLSALGLPVEWHTYTMAHQVCADELDALGNWLEARLAA from the coding sequence CTGATGCTGGATACCGTGGAAAACGAAACCGGCGCCGACCCGCAGTGGTCGGTGCTGTGGCTGCATGGCCTGGGTGCCGATGGCCATGACTTCGCCCCGATCGTGCCCGAGCTGGTGCGCCCGCACTGGCCGGCGATCCGCTTCGTGTTCCCGCATGCGCCGGTGCAGCCGATCACGATCAACAACGGCGTGCCGATGCGCGCGTGGTACGACATCGTCAGCATGGATTTTCGCTCGCGCGCCGACAGCGCCGGCGTGGATGCCTCGATCGTGGAACTGGAACTGCTGATCGAGCGCGAGATCGCCCGCGGCATTCCGGCCGAGCGCATCCTGCTGGCCGGCTTCTCCCAGGGCGGGGCGGTGATCCTCAGCGCGCTGCTGCGCCGCACCCGTCCGCTGGCCGGGCTGATCGCGCTGTCGACCTATCTGCCCGACCCGGCCAAGGCTGCGGCCGCGCGCGTGGCCGGCGCAATCAGCGTGCCGGTATTCATGGCCCATGGCACGCAGGATCCGGTGATTCCGGTGGCGATCGCCGAGCACACCGCACAGACGCTGAGCGCGCTCGGCCTGCCGGTGGAGTGGCACACCTACACGATGGCCCACCAGGTCTGTGCCGACGAGCTCGACGCACTGGGCAACTGGCTCGAGGCGCGCTTGGCCGCCTGA